A single window of Ignavibacteriota bacterium DNA harbors:
- the glgX gene encoding glycogen debranching protein GlgX: MAGKYKISNGNQHPLGATPDDKGTNFSLYSENAEGVELLIFDEHDDLIPIQTIRFDPKNNRTFHFWHVYVEGLKPGTHYNLRVYGPNEPYKGHRFNPNKVLLDPYCKGMTDSVFDRGAATQNHDNTSKALRSVIIDLRGYDWEGDTPINTPLKDSIIYEMHVGGFTRNPNSKVDNPGTFKAVIEKIPYLKELGVTAVELLPVFAFDDKTEIGRTPDGKPLYNYWGYSTISFFAPHASYCINPETGNHINEFRDMVKALHKAGIEVILDVVFNHTDEGNHQGPYFNFKGIDNSVYYFLVPGNNEYYFDYSGCGNTVKANHPAIEKFIFDCLRFWVEEMHVDGFRFDEGSILSRGEDGKPLEHPPLIWNLELDETFDNTKLIAEAWDAAGLYQIGSFPGYRWSEWNGKYRDTLRKYLKGDSGIISQVATRIAGSADLYQHTRHKPTNSINFINCHDGFTMRDLVSYNCKHNEANGENNNDGVDDNMSWNSGLEGGSDDLNLEAFRKQRIKNFAALLMLSKGVPMLLSGDEVGKSQNGNNNVYCQNNETAWFDWNQTEINSDLFRFWKYMIEFRKSNPALMSEDFFSGQINSFGLKDIEWHGVELNKPGWNDPQGKALAFTIASFTTNKPNIHVMVNMHYEELEFEIPFLNGLTWFRFVDTSKKSPDDIVPAGIKINQDSKKYKVNPYTVIILISK; the protein is encoded by the coding sequence ATGGCTGGCAAATATAAAATATCAAATGGTAATCAACATCCTTTAGGTGCAACTCCTGACGACAAGGGCACAAATTTCTCGTTATATTCAGAGAACGCAGAAGGAGTAGAATTGCTTATTTTTGATGAACATGATGACTTAATTCCAATTCAGACAATTAGATTTGACCCAAAGAATAACAGAACTTTTCACTTCTGGCATGTTTATGTAGAAGGACTAAAGCCCGGTACACATTATAATCTAAGAGTCTATGGACCTAATGAACCTTATAAAGGGCACAGATTCAACCCTAATAAAGTTTTGCTTGACCCATATTGCAAAGGAATGACCGATAGTGTTTTTGACAGAGGAGCAGCAACTCAGAATCATGATAATACTTCCAAAGCATTAAGAAGCGTAATCATTGATTTAAGAGGTTATGACTGGGAGGGTGACACACCTATAAACACTCCGCTAAAGGATTCTATCATCTATGAGATGCATGTTGGTGGATTTACAAGGAATCCTAATTCAAAAGTAGATAATCCGGGAACTTTCAAAGCTGTAATCGAAAAAATACCATACTTAAAAGAGCTTGGAGTGACAGCGGTTGAGCTGCTTCCGGTTTTTGCGTTTGATGATAAAACCGAAATCGGAAGAACACCTGATGGAAAACCGCTTTATAACTATTGGGGATACAGCACAATATCATTTTTTGCACCACACGCATCATATTGTATAAATCCTGAAACAGGCAATCATATCAACGAATTCAGGGATATGGTCAAAGCTTTGCACAAAGCCGGTATTGAAGTGATTCTTGACGTTGTATTCAATCATACTGATGAGGGCAATCATCAGGGACCTTACTTTAATTTCAAAGGAATTGACAATTCAGTATATTATTTTCTCGTACCTGGCAATAATGAATACTATTTTGATTATTCGGGCTGCGGAAATACTGTTAAAGCAAATCATCCTGCAATTGAGAAATTCATTTTTGATTGCTTAAGGTTTTGGGTGGAAGAAATGCATGTTGATGGATTCAGATTCGACGAAGGCTCTATTTTATCTCGTGGAGAAGACGGTAAGCCTCTCGAGCATCCTCCTTTAATTTGGAATCTTGAACTTGATGAAACTTTCGATAATACCAAACTAATTGCTGAAGCTTGGGATGCAGCCGGTCTTTATCAAATTGGCTCTTTCCCCGGATACAGATGGAGCGAATGGAATGGTAAGTACCGTGATACTTTGAGGAAATATCTGAAAGGTGATTCAGGAATCATAAGTCAGGTTGCAACCAGAATAGCCGGCAGTGCTGACCTTTATCAGCATACTCGTCATAAACCCACAAACAGTATTAATTTCATCAATTGCCATGATGGTTTTACAATGCGTGACCTTGTGTCTTACAATTGCAAGCACAATGAAGCGAATGGTGAAAATAATAATGATGGTGTTGACGACAATATGAGTTGGAATTCCGGTCTTGAAGGCGGCTCTGATGATTTGAATTTAGAAGCTTTTAGAAAACAAAGAATCAAAAATTTCGCGGCATTATTGATGCTTTCAAAAGGTGTTCCGATGTTACTTTCAGGTGATGAAGTCGGAAAATCTCAGAACGGCAATAATAATGTATATTGCCAAAATAACGAAACAGCTTGGTTTGACTGGAATCAGACAGAAATAAATTCTGATTTATTCAGATTTTGGAAATATATGATTGAATTCAGAAAATCTAATCCTGCATTGATGAGTGAGGACTTCTTCTCAGGACAAATTAATTCATTCGGCTTGAAGGATATTGAATGGCACGGTGTAGAGCTAAACAAACCCGGTTGGAATGACCCTCAAGGAAAAGCTCTTGCTTTTACTATAGCCTCATTTACCACAAATAAACCCAATATTCATGTAATGGTTAATATGCACTACGAGGAATTAGAATTTGAAATACCTTTTCTTAATGGTTTGACCTGGTTCAGGTTTGTTGATACCTCAAAAAAATCACCTGACGATATCGTTCCTGCCGGAATTAAAATCAATCAGGATTCAAAAAAATATAAAGTAAATCCATATACAGTAATTATTTTAATATCAAAATAG
- a CDS encoding DUF481 domain-containing protein: MILLFSVKSYSQKNTEKFRDFKADGFYHSINLSANLKMGNEEFYKYQGDYRIDLYQPNFITYLVGNIEYKEGNRSLITNKGFAHWRLILNKDKFAEPEIFSQIEYNDFISLKERFVGGGGLRINPFNKSASDSIHKITVEFGIGFMYEYEEVADTAKPLTKYIRSTNFLSLRYTFQDNVNIFSVTYFQPYLGNISDFRLLHESRFSVSINKFLAFFVSGIYRFDNEPPTGLKKYDFELQNGITINF; encoded by the coding sequence ATGATTTTACTATTTTCTGTCAAGTCTTATAGCCAAAAAAATACTGAAAAGTTCCGTGATTTCAAAGCTGATGGATTTTATCATTCTATAAATTTATCTGCAAATCTTAAAATGGGAAACGAGGAATTTTACAAATATCAGGGTGATTATCGAATAGACCTTTACCAACCCAATTTCATAACTTATCTGGTTGGAAATATCGAATACAAGGAGGGTAACAGAAGCCTGATAACAAACAAAGGTTTTGCACATTGGAGATTGATTTTGAATAAAGATAAATTTGCAGAGCCTGAAATATTTTCTCAAATTGAGTATAATGATTTTATAAGCCTCAAAGAACGATTTGTTGGAGGTGGCGGGCTTAGAATTAATCCATTTAATAAGTCAGCAAGTGATTCAATCCATAAAATTACTGTCGAATTTGGAATAGGATTTATGTATGAGTATGAAGAAGTCGCAGATACAGCCAAACCTCTTACTAAATACATTCGTTCAACAAATTTTTTGAGTCTGCGATATACGTTTCAGGATAATGTAAATATTTTTTCAGTTACATATTTTCAACCCTATTTAGGAAATATTTCAGATTTCAGGCTGTTACACGAATCGAGATTTTCAGTATCAATAAATAAATTTCTTGCATTCTTTGTTTCAGGTATCTATCGCTTCGACAATGAACCCCCGACCGGTCTTAAAAAATATGATTTTGAATTGCAAAATGGAATAACTATTAATTTTTAA
- a CDS encoding oligopeptide transporter, OPT family: MEHSSLDKSGLPENAYRELKPGEEYLPVMPANKVFPEVTPWSVGMGLLMAVIFSAAAAFSGLKIGQVFEAAIPISIIAVGASTFFKVKNPLGQNVIIQSIGASSGVIVAGAIFTIPGLYILQYKYPEIQVSFFQIFFSSLLGGFLGILFLIPFRKYFVKDMHGKFPFPEATATTEILITGEKGGSQAGILISSGLIGGLFDFMFGSLKLWSEVITSKMVPIGAALAEKSKIIMKLNVSALIFSFGYLVGLKFSTIIVVGSLLSWLVFIPLLNAIGGVIAGADGVNFFAAMSPEDIFRQYVRPIGIGAIAMAGIIGIIKSSGVIGTAFKLAVAGLLGKNVGGETEEIRTQQDLKMTFVIIFSLLTIIGVFVFLMTGVEINLSQALIALATLVIISFLFTTVAANAIAIVGTNPVSGMTLMTLIISSIVLVQAGLQGPTGMVSALIIGGIVCTALSMAGGFITDLKVGYWLGSSPRKQESWKFLGTLVSAGTVGVVIYILSQAYGFVKSEQFPDPLVAPQANAMAAVIEPLMLPGAEIVWMLFVVGAIIALLVNWLGISPLAFALGMFIPLDLNTPLIVGGLISHYIGKSSQDAKLANARKQRGTLIASGFIAGAALFGVFGALLMFINNMGWASINLNLNIWEEGAVGSEILALFAFLGLLAYFIWDSLRAKVED; the protein is encoded by the coding sequence ATGGAACATAGTTCATTAGACAAAAGCGGTTTGCCTGAAAATGCTTACCGCGAGCTTAAACCGGGTGAAGAGTATTTACCCGTAATGCCTGCAAACAAGGTATTTCCTGAAGTTACACCCTGGTCAGTCGGTATGGGTTTGCTGATGGCTGTTATTTTTTCGGCAGCAGCAGCATTCTCAGGACTAAAGATTGGGCAGGTTTTTGAGGCAGCAATTCCGATTTCAATTATTGCAGTTGGCGCCTCTACATTTTTTAAAGTTAAAAATCCTTTAGGACAGAATGTAATCATTCAGTCAATTGGTGCAAGTTCCGGTGTAATTGTTGCCGGTGCCATTTTTACAATACCGGGATTATATATTTTACAGTATAAATATCCGGAGATTCAGGTTAGCTTCTTCCAGATATTTTTCTCATCATTACTTGGTGGTTTTCTGGGGATACTATTCCTGATTCCTTTCAGAAAGTATTTTGTTAAGGATATGCACGGAAAATTTCCGTTTCCGGAAGCTACTGCCACGACAGAAATCCTCATCACCGGCGAAAAAGGTGGCTCACAGGCGGGCATTCTTATCAGTAGCGGGCTGATTGGCGGGTTGTTTGATTTTATGTTCGGCTCTTTGAAATTATGGTCTGAGGTAATAACTTCAAAAATGGTTCCGATTGGTGCTGCACTTGCAGAAAAATCAAAAATTATTATGAAGTTAAATGTCAGCGCCCTGATATTCAGTTTCGGATATTTGGTAGGTCTGAAGTTTTCCACTATAATTGTAGTTGGTTCTTTACTTTCGTGGCTTGTATTTATACCGCTTCTTAATGCAATCGGCGGAGTAATTGCAGGTGCTGACGGAGTGAATTTCTTTGCGGCAATGAGCCCGGAAGATATATTCCGCCAGTATGTTCGTCCAATTGGTATCGGTGCTATTGCTATGGCAGGTATCATCGGCATAATAAAATCATCAGGTGTAATCGGAACGGCATTCAAACTTGCAGTTGCCGGACTACTTGGTAAAAATGTCGGTGGCGAAACTGAGGAAATCCGCACTCAACAAGACCTTAAAATGACATTTGTGATTATTTTCTCACTTCTGACAATTATTGGTGTATTTGTATTTTTGATGACCGGTGTCGAAATTAATCTGTCACAGGCATTGATTGCACTTGCCACGCTTGTTATTATTTCATTCCTCTTTACTACAGTAGCAGCTAATGCAATCGCTATTGTGGGTACAAACCCCGTATCAGGTATGACACTGATGACACTCATTATTTCATCAATCGTCCTTGTACAAGCCGGTCTTCAGGGACCAACAGGTATGGTCAGTGCCCTCATAATTGGCGGTATTGTTTGTACTGCACTATCAATGGCAGGTGGCTTTATCACTGATTTGAAAGTAGGTTACTGGCTTGGTTCATCACCTCGCAAACAGGAATCATGGAAATTCCTTGGAACACTTGTTTCAGCCGGTACAGTAGGTGTGGTGATTTACATTCTAAGTCAGGCGTATGGTTTTGTAAAATCAGAGCAATTCCCTGACCCGCTTGTAGCACCGCAGGCAAACGCTATGGCAGCAGTAATTGAGCCGCTTATGCTTCCCGGAGCAGAAATCGTATGGATGCTCTTTGTAGTTGGTGCAATTATTGCACTTCTTGTCAACTGGCTTGGCATTTCCCCGCTTGCTTTTGCATTGGGTATGTTCATTCCTCTTGACTTAAATACTCCGCTCATCGTTGGTGGATTGATTTCCCATTATATCGGTAAAAGCTCACAGGATGCAAAACTTGCTAATGCCCGCAAACAGCGTGGTACGCTCATTGCTTCCGGATTTATCGCCGGTGCGGCACTCTTTGGTGTATTCGGCGCCCTGCTAATGTTTATTAATAATATGGGCTGGGCAAGCATCAATCTCAATCTCAATATTTGGGAAGAAGGTGCTGTCGGCTCTGAAATTCTCGCATTATTTGCATTCCTCGGACTTCTCGCCTACTTCATCTGGGATTCTCTCAGAGCAAAAGTCGAAGATTAG
- a CDS encoding AGE family epimerase/isomerase produces the protein MQNMNFTFSDLISGYVKSFDFSSGIFVLETSDKREYNVALTDTTFAELVRNLGEPFINATDNMRDMLEPGRFLFAYGTFFPEDNAPFEAKHIVFVGRSEKEYRFETPEWWIKQVEQLGNFYINAQFGSDEIDFTNYRTELTLEGTKTGSSRQETDTISRLVYGFASAYMLTGNDKFLEAAEKGTIYLREHFRAVDSTEDIVFWYHAIDRVGNKVKKILASEFGDDYDAIPAYEQIYALAGPIQTYRITGDKRIYDDARKTVNLFNKFFIDKEKGGYFSHIDPVTFDPRAESLTRDKSRKNWNSVGDHTPAYLINLFLATGEEDFKKMLEYTADMITEHFGDYDNSPFVQEKFHEDWSKDQSWGWQQNRAVVGHNLKIAWNLTRVYNLIKKDSYSEFAHRIAQLMPEHGMDKQRGGWYDVVDRTLSGNHSFHRFAWHDRKAWWQQEQGILAYLIMHGTYGNNDYLKYARESSSFYNAWFLDHDSGAIYFNVLANGLPYLLGTEREKGSHSMSGYHSFELCYLAAVYTNLLITKQPMTFYFKPNPKDLSNGVLRVAPDLLPFGSVKLTKVLVNDEVYNDFNAEELSVNLSGFSEQVRVKVEISPTSGLEHFDCSLSFEGDNALLTLSGELDKNAVNQLRSYLSQLGQNHQLTIDMNNLTYLSPEGARALIFVRQKIDISEKILLKGASGQPKDALEKDEFTEEVSFV, from the coding sequence ATGCAAAATATGAATTTTACATTCTCAGATCTGATTTCCGGCTATGTAAAATCATTTGATTTTTCGAGCGGAATTTTTGTTTTGGAAACATCCGACAAAAGAGAATATAACGTCGCTCTGACAGATACAACTTTTGCAGAGCTTGTTAGAAATCTTGGAGAGCCGTTCATCAATGCTACCGACAATATGCGTGATATGCTTGAACCGGGCAGATTTCTTTTTGCTTACGGAACTTTTTTCCCAGAGGATAATGCTCCTTTTGAAGCAAAGCATATTGTTTTTGTAGGAAGATCTGAAAAAGAATATCGCTTCGAAACTCCTGAGTGGTGGATTAAGCAAGTAGAGCAGCTTGGTAATTTCTATATCAATGCTCAGTTTGGCAGTGATGAAATTGATTTTACGAATTATAGAACAGAGCTCACTCTTGAAGGTACAAAAACAGGTAGTTCGAGACAGGAAACCGATACAATATCCAGACTTGTCTATGGGTTTGCTTCTGCGTATATGCTTACAGGAAATGATAAATTCCTTGAAGCTGCAGAAAAAGGAACAATCTATCTAAGGGAACATTTCAGAGCTGTTGACTCAACTGAAGATATTGTTTTTTGGTATCATGCCATTGATAGAGTTGGAAATAAAGTCAAGAAAATACTGGCTTCCGAATTTGGCGATGATTATGATGCAATACCAGCTTATGAGCAAATATATGCGCTTGCCGGTCCTATACAGACTTATAGAATCACCGGTGATAAAAGAATTTATGATGATGCCAGAAAAACTGTAAATCTTTTCAATAAATTTTTTATTGATAAAGAGAAAGGTGGCTATTTTTCACATATTGACCCTGTTACTTTTGACCCGCGTGCCGAATCTTTGACAAGAGATAAGAGCCGAAAAAACTGGAATTCAGTCGGTGACCATACACCTGCATACTTAATCAATTTATTTTTAGCTACAGGCGAAGAAGATTTCAAAAAAATGCTTGAATATACAGCTGATATGATTACTGAACATTTTGGTGATTACGATAATTCTCCATTTGTCCAGGAAAAATTCCATGAAGACTGGAGTAAAGACCAATCCTGGGGATGGCAGCAAAATCGTGCAGTTGTTGGTCATAATTTGAAAATCGCATGGAACCTTACCAGAGTATATAACTTAATCAAAAAAGACAGTTATAGTGAATTTGCGCACAGAATTGCACAACTGATGCCCGAACATGGAATGGATAAGCAGAGAGGTGGTTGGTATGATGTAGTTGACAGAACTTTATCCGGAAATCATAGTTTCCACAGATTTGCATGGCACGACAGAAAAGCTTGGTGGCAACAAGAACAGGGAATTTTAGCATACCTTATTATGCATGGTACTTATGGAAATAATGACTATCTGAAATATGCCCGCGAGTCTTCAAGTTTCTATAATGCGTGGTTTTTAGACCATGACTCGGGCGCAATATATTTCAATGTTTTGGCTAATGGTCTTCCATATTTGCTTGGAACTGAGCGTGAAAAAGGTTCTCATTCCATGAGTGGGTATCACTCATTTGAATTATGTTACCTTGCTGCAGTTTATACTAATCTTCTCATCACCAAACAGCCCATGACTTTTTACTTTAAGCCAAATCCTAAAGATTTATCAAATGGAGTTTTACGTGTAGCTCCTGACTTGCTGCCATTTGGCTCTGTTAAATTAACTAAAGTATTAGTAAATGATGAAGTTTACAATGATTTTAATGCTGAAGAGCTTTCGGTTAATTTATCCGGTTTTAGTGAACAAGTTCGTGTGAAAGTTGAAATCTCACCAACATCCGGACTTGAACATTTTGATTGCAGTTTAAGCTTTGAAGGTGATAATGCATTATTGACTTTATCAGGTGAACTTGACAAAAATGCTGTTAATCAATTAAGAAGTTATTTGTCGCAGCTCGGACAGAATCATCAGTTGACAATTGATATGAATAATCTGACATACCTTTCCCCTGAAGGTGCCAGGGCTCTTATTTTTGTTCGACAAAAAATTGATATTTCAGAAAAAATATTGTTAAAAGGTGCCAGTGGCCAGCCTAAGGATGCATTAGAAAAAGATGAATTTACTGAAGAAGTTAGTTTTGTATAA
- a CDS encoding RecQ family ATP-dependent DNA helicase — MLKKYFGFDTFRSGQEEVISSVLNCNDTLAVMPTGGGKSICYQLPAMIMPGTVLVVSPLIALMKDQVDTLISGNIRATSINSTLPYDEINNRLARASEGYYKLVYVAPERLVNKYFLSLLQNMNISFIAIDEAHCISEWGHDFRPSYQNINKIFDFIPRCPVLALTATATMEVQDDIVSSLKMNNPKKFVKGFDRTNLSYHTEKVYDKVERISEIVSGISDGSTIIYAGSRKRVEYFAEELRKSGIKAESYHAGMKVLLRNAVQERFISGKIKVIVATNAFGMGIDKSDVRNVIHVDYPLTIEAYYQEAGRAGRDGKHSDCWLLYNESDKDLPEFFIKSTYPVKKDVDKVLSEISSGFTNASAAESENYNIPDPLNLANKLSMDFRTVKSIFGLLERNEVIARGYYHNSSEIFIGTSKDRIHEYYANSSDERKAALEALLRSVNPDVFSRKVSLNIKDIIVKQSIPKSDFDELIKSMQMLGMVSYFSKSSEESYFLNNFIHSSDEINIDFEKIQKRCVHAIKKLDQVIRYGLTNDCKRNFILEYFNDDDFKGNCGRCSSCKSNKIKNTVNSSSNNYENFELYVLKFLVENKNSVKLSDIKVYFEENVLAGVSRKFPNILLNFKPDDFINNLLNSLNEKRLVEFQKANKSKIYITKAGEEFLKQLPEQSRTMARPEKVKTKSEMIFNKLVTLRREIAENAGVVPRGIISDVAMRKIAEVMPETEYDLKNVSGVSQLFVQKFAKIFLQELAKIKLNPKEQKVSKVAKDALRLLEQGEDFDKIKTRLFAGNSLMMANYVVEILEAGYDLPRKELVPDTIYRQVKACIKKNPDLGQRDLQSKLAIDIEPPIMKMAYAFAKNDLGIL, encoded by the coding sequence TGTTTTGGTAGTGTCGCCATTAATTGCATTGATGAAAGATCAGGTTGACACTCTGATTTCCGGGAATATCAGAGCAACATCAATAAACAGCACATTACCTTATGACGAAATTAACAATAGACTTGCAAGAGCATCTGAAGGCTATTATAAACTGGTTTATGTTGCTCCTGAAAGGCTTGTCAATAAATATTTTCTGAGCCTTTTACAAAATATGAACATATCGTTCATCGCCATTGACGAGGCGCACTGTATATCGGAATGGGGACATGATTTCAGACCATCTTATCAAAATATCAATAAAATATTCGATTTCATTCCAAGATGTCCGGTTCTTGCATTAACTGCGACAGCAACAATGGAAGTACAGGATGATATTGTGTCATCGCTAAAGATGAATAATCCGAAAAAGTTTGTCAAAGGATTCGACAGAACTAATTTATCATATCACACCGAAAAAGTATATGATAAAGTTGAACGAATTTCTGAGATAGTTTCCGGGATAAGCGATGGCTCAACAATTATCTATGCAGGCTCTCGAAAGAGAGTGGAATATTTTGCAGAAGAACTAAGAAAATCAGGAATTAAAGCAGAATCATATCATGCCGGAATGAAAGTGTTGCTAAGAAATGCCGTACAGGAAAGATTTATTTCAGGCAAAATAAAAGTCATAGTTGCAACAAATGCTTTTGGTATGGGCATTGATAAGTCTGATGTTCGAAATGTAATTCACGTTGATTATCCACTTACAATTGAAGCATATTATCAGGAAGCAGGTCGAGCAGGAAGAGACGGCAAACATTCTGACTGCTGGTTACTTTATAATGAAAGTGATAAAGATTTACCAGAATTTTTTATCAAATCTACATATCCTGTTAAGAAGGATGTGGACAAAGTTTTATCCGAAATTTCTTCAGGTTTTACAAATGCTTCAGCAGCTGAATCCGAAAATTATAATATACCTGACCCGCTGAACCTGGCAAATAAATTAAGTATGGATTTCAGGACTGTCAAATCAATTTTTGGTTTATTGGAAAGAAATGAGGTCATCGCAAGAGGATATTATCATAATAGTTCAGAAATTTTCATCGGGACATCAAAGGATAGAATTCACGAGTATTACGCAAATTCCTCTGATGAGCGTAAAGCAGCTCTTGAAGCACTGTTAAGAAGTGTTAATCCGGATGTTTTTTCAAGAAAAGTCAGTTTAAATATCAAAGATATTATTGTTAAGCAATCAATACCCAAAAGTGATTTTGATGAACTTATCAAATCAATGCAAATGCTTGGAATGGTTTCTTATTTTTCCAAAAGTAGTGAGGAAAGTTACTTCCTGAATAATTTTATTCATAGTTCGGATGAAATCAATATTGATTTTGAGAAAATACAAAAAAGATGCGTCCACGCAATTAAGAAGTTAGATCAGGTAATTCGTTATGGATTAACTAATGATTGCAAAAGGAACTTCATTCTCGAATATTTTAATGATGATGATTTCAAGGGAAATTGTGGAAGATGTTCTTCTTGCAAATCAAATAAAATTAAAAATACTGTAAATTCGTCTTCCAATAATTATGAAAATTTCGAGTTATATGTTCTAAAGTTTTTAGTTGAGAACAAAAATAGCGTTAAGCTGTCTGACATAAAAGTTTACTTTGAAGAAAATGTTTTAGCAGGTGTCAGCAGAAAATTTCCAAATATTTTATTGAATTTTAAACCTGACGATTTCATAAATAACTTGCTTAACAGTCTAAATGAGAAGAGATTAGTAGAATTTCAAAAAGCAAATAAAAGTAAAATATATATAACCAAAGCTGGTGAAGAATTTTTAAAGCAATTACCGGAGCAATCTAGAACCATGGCGAGACCCGAAAAAGTAAAAACTAAAAGCGAAATGATTTTCAATAAATTAGTCACATTAAGACGCGAAATCGCTGAAAATGCAGGAGTAGTTCCACGTGGCATTATAAGTGATGTCGCAATGCGCAAGATAGCTGAAGTAATGCCTGAAACAGAATATGACCTTAAGAATGTTTCTGGTGTAAGTCAATTATTTGTGCAAAAATTTGCTAAAATATTTTTACAGGAATTAGCAAAAATTAAATTAAATCCAAAAGAACAAAAAGTATCAAAAGTTGCAAAAGATGCATTAAGACTGCTGGAGCAGGGAGAAGACTTTGACAAAATAAAAACAAGACTTTTTGCAGGTAATTCGCTTATGATGGCTAATTATGTTGTAGAAATACTTGAAGCAGGTTATGACCTGCCAAGGAAAGAGCTTGTACCGGATACAATTTATCGGCAGGTTAAAGCATGTATTAAGAAAAATCCTGACTTGGGTCAGCGAGATTTACAATCTAAACTAGCAATTGATATTGAGCCACCAATTATGAAAATGGCATATGCCTTTGCCAAAAATGACTTAGGTATTTTATAA
- the pepT gene encoding peptidase T: MKQQVLEKLLRYVKIDTQSDPAVNETPSTQKQFDLANLLVDELKVMGIKDVEIDDKCYVYATIPSNIPADDPAYGKVPAVGFVAHVDTSPDTTGANVKPQIIENYQGGDIVLPADNNVIIKVSECPAMNKCIGHTLVTTDGTTLLGSDDKSGVAAIMMAAEYFMNNPQIIHGDIRIGFTPDEEIGRGANHFDVAKFNCEYAYTIDGEMPGEINKETFSANACIVKAYGRDIHPGFGKNIMVNSLRAIADVIALTPRDMAPETTEGYEPYIHPHKVTGSVDYSELQLLFRDFKTEGLDVQKQMMEEIVAKVQENHPKVRFEVEVIEYYRNMLDLLEAQPHGLDYLWEAAVRSGVEPYWNPIRGGTDGSRLTAMGLPTPNIYTGGQNFHSKTEWVSVDALVKSVETIINLVQIWVEKKR; this comes from the coding sequence ATGAAGCAACAAGTTTTAGAAAAGCTCTTAAGATATGTGAAAATTGACACTCAGTCAGACCCGGCTGTTAATGAAACCCCCAGCACTCAAAAACAATTCGACCTTGCTAATCTCCTCGTTGATGAGCTGAAAGTAATGGGCATCAAAGATGTTGAAATTGATGATAAATGCTATGTCTATGCTACAATTCCATCAAATATTCCCGCTGATGACCCTGCTTACGGCAAAGTCCCCGCTGTAGGTTTTGTTGCTCACGTGGATACTTCGCCTGATACAACCGGTGCTAATGTCAAACCTCAAATTATTGAAAATTATCAGGGTGGAGATATTGTCCTTCCGGCTGATAACAATGTCATAATCAAGGTTTCAGAATGTCCGGCTATGAATAAGTGCATTGGGCATACTTTGGTTACAACTGATGGAACCACTTTACTTGGTTCTGATGATAAATCCGGTGTTGCAGCAATTATGATGGCAGCGGAATATTTTATGAATAATCCTCAGATTATTCATGGTGATATACGCATCGGTTTTACTCCTGATGAGGAAATTGGTCGTGGCGCAAATCATTTTGATGTAGCAAAATTCAACTGCGAATATGCTTATACAATTGACGGCGAAATGCCCGGTGAAATCAACAAGGAAACTTTCAGTGCAAATGCCTGCATAGTAAAAGCATACGGACGTGATATTCATCCCGGATTCGGAAAAAATATCATGGTAAATTCTCTTCGTGCTATCGCTGATGTTATTGCTCTTACTCCGCGTGATATGGCACCTGAAACTACCGAAGGTTACGAACCATATATTCATCCGCATAAAGTTACCGGTTCTGTTGACTATTCAGAGCTTCAGCTTCTTTTTCGTGATTTCAAAACTGAAGGGTTGGACGTACAGAAGCAAATGATGGAAGAAATTGTTGCCAAAGTGCAGGAAAATCATCCAAAAGTAAGATTTGAAGTTGAGGTTATTGAATACTACCGCAATATGCTCGATTTACTTGAAGCGCAGCCACACGGACTTGATTATCTTTGGGAAGCAGCAGTTCGCTCCGGAGTTGAACCATACTGGAATCCAATCCGCGGTGGTACTGATGGCAGCCGTCTGACAGCAATGGGCTTGCCTACTCCTAATATTTATACCGGTGGGCAGAATTTCCACAGCAAAACTGAATGGGTTTCAGTTGATGCGCTGGTTAAATCTGTCGAAACCATAATTAATTTAGTACAGATTTGGGTTGAAAAGAAACGTTAA